TTCTGCTCGGTCTGCAAGCGTATCTGTTCAAGCTCCGGGCGATTGGTCAGCGCCAGCCGCGTCGATTCATCGAGGTTGAACTGTTGCGCCGTGACCGGCGGCTCATCAGTCGGGGTGATGACCGCGCTCCAGAGCTTGTCGTCCTGCCGTTTAATCAGCAGCCCTTTGAGGACGTTTTCCGCCGTCGTGATGCTTTGCAGCGCCGTGATGACATCGCCCTTGCGCTGTTCGAGCGCCGCTTCGGTCGAGCGCAGGTCAATCGGCGCGGCGGTGCCGGCTTCAACCTGGCGGCGGTTGTTCTCAAGCTGCGTGCGCGTCAGCTCGACCGTATCGCGGGCGATTTTTTCGTTGTCGATGGCAAAGACCAGATCCCAGTAAGCGCGCTGCACCTGATTGATGATCTCGATGACGCGCTGGCGGAACTGGCTGTCCGTAAGATCAAGCGTCTTCTTGGCGACCTGAATCTGCCGGCGGTTCAAGTCAGTCCTGAAATTGCGCATCAACGGCTGCGTGAACGAGAAGGTCAGCGACGGGTTGTACTGCGTCGGCAACAACTGCGCCGTCGAGCTGGTGGTCGTGCGGTTATTGTCGAACTCCGCCTGCCAGAAGCCGCCCGAACGCTCAACATACTGATTGGTGATGAAGTTCGCGGTCAGCGTTTTTTGCGTGACCGAGAAGGCCGAGCCGCCACCGGCGAACAGCGAGGCGACCGGAATGGTCTGGCTGCGAAAGTTGATGTCCGCCGAAGACAGGATGTCGTAGACGCCGCGCAACGCTTGCAAGTTAAAGGTGGCGATCTGCACGCCCTCGCGGTACTGCTCGATGTCGAGGTTGTTTTGCAGGGCCAAAGCGATGGCATCACGCATTGCCAGTGGCACGGTCTGGCTCAGATCAACGCCGACGCGTTGCGGCGTAACTTCGGGCGACAGCGCCAGCGGTTGCGTGATGGGGTTCTGGCCCGTGGTGTCCTGCGCCGGCGCGCCGGGCGTCGGCGTCACCGCCGGGTTGGTCACAGGGGCCTGTCCCGGCGCCGGCACGTTGCGGCGCTCACGCTCGGTCGGCAAGTTGGGATTCGTCGTGCCGTGTTCTTCAAGCCGCTCGCGTTGTTCGCGCGTATCGTTTCTCGGCGGGGTTGTCGGCGAGCTGGGCGGCGTCTCGGGCGGTTTCGGCTGTTGCGGTTGCTGCGGTGTCGGCTGCTGCTGACGGGCGACGACGCCGTCCTGTGCGAAGACGCCGACCGGCAACGTCGCTGCAAGCAACGCCGCCAGCGAGAGACTCGTGACGACGCGCCCTGACTGTTGCAGTTTCTGTATAAGTGAACTCATAAACTTCCTCTCGAATGAATTGCCGGACTCGCGCGCCATACTGGCTCAATCGGCGCCGCGCCTGCCAGTGATAATGCTTGTTGATTTCTGGTCAGTCACAGCTTGATACGTCATTACCTGTGCTGCCGTTTCATCTAAATCACGCGCGCCTGGTGGTGCAAAATGGGCGCCCGCCATCCTTTGACCAAACTAAAAGTTTACACGCTGAAGCGCCATCAGCCAAATCCTCACAACCGTCCAGCCGCCACGCGAGGGCAGGCCAGGCTATTCTCCTGTCAAGTGCCGTGCCAATGCGCAGCGATTGCCCATCATCAACGAAATGAGCGTTTATCGCTAAAAGGCGGTCGCCGCCCGCGCCGCGCTTGCCCATTTGTGGGAACCTGCTTTCCCACAGACGCACAGACTGGCAGCGATTGTTTCAATCAGCACAGCGCATTGAATCAGGCAGATCGGCAGTATATTATCCTGTCGGCTTGCCCTGATTCTTGAGCTTACCGGCGAGCCGCAGCGAATCCTTCCGAGGCGTGAAAGACAATGGCAAGCCGTTTTGAGATTGACGACGAATTAATCGCCGGGCAGAACCGCAAAGCGCAAGCGTGGCTCGACGAAGACTATGACCACCTCGCCCGCTCGTTGCGGCGCAGGCAGATAGACATCGAAGCGCTCACCCATCGCGCGCAAGCGTTTCGCGTCGCGGTGCCGTCGTGGGGCGTCGGCACCGGCGGGACACGCTTCGCGCGCTTCCCCGGCGTCGGCGAGCCGCGCGATGTTTACGAAAAGCTCGAAGACTGCGCGACGATCTTTCGGCTGGCGCGCTCGACGCCCGCCGTGTCGCTGCACATCCCCTGGGACAAGCCGGATGATGCCGCCGACCTCAAGCAGTTTGCCGAAGCGCGCGGCCTGCGCTTCGACGCCATGAACTCGAACACCTTTCAGGATCAGCCGGGGCAGCCCCGCTCATACAAATTCGGCAGCCTGACGCACACGGACGCCGAGGTGCGCCAGCAAGCCATCGCGCACAACATTGAATGCATCGAGATCGGCAAGGCGCTGGGCTCCAAATCGCACACCGTGTGGATCGCCGACGGCGGCAATTTTCCCGGCCAGCTGCATTTCCGCCGCGCCCTCGAACGCTATCTCGAAAGCCTCCATGCAATCTACAAAGCGCTGCCCTCGGACTGGCGCATTTTTCTTGAGCATAAGCTGTACGAGCCGGCCTTCTACTCGACGGTGATCAACGACTGGGGCACGAGTTATTACTGCGCCACGCAACTGGGGCCGCAGGCCGCTTGCCTGGTTGACCTCGGCCACCACGCGCCGAACGTCAACATCGAGATGATCGTCGCGCGCCTGATTCAACTGGGCAAGCTCGCCGGCTTTCATTTCAACGACAGCAAGTATGGCGACGATGATTTGGACGCCGGCTCGATCAAACCGTTTCAGCTCTTCCTGATCTTCAACGAGCTGGTTGACGCCGAACTTGATGGCACGCCCGACTTTCACCCGGCTTACATGCTCGACCAGTCGCACAACGTCACAGACCCCATCGAATCGCTGATGATGAGCGCCGGCGAGCTGGCGCGCGCTTACGTGCAAGCCCATCTCGTTGATCGTC
The Blastocatellia bacterium DNA segment above includes these coding regions:
- a CDS encoding TolC family protein; protein product: MSSLIQKLQQSGRVVTSLSLAALLAATLPVGVFAQDGVVARQQQPTPQQPQQPKPPETPPSSPTTPPRNDTREQRERLEEHGTTNPNLPTERERRNVPAPGQAPVTNPAVTPTPGAPAQDTTGQNPITQPLALSPEVTPQRVGVDLSQTVPLAMRDAIALALQNNLDIEQYREGVQIATFNLQALRGVYDILSSADINFRSQTIPVASLFAGGGSAFSVTQKTLTANFITNQYVERSGGFWQAEFDNNRTTTSSTAQLLPTQYNPSLTFSFTQPLMRNFRTDLNRRQIQVAKKTLDLTDSQFRQRVIEIINQVQRAYWDLVFAIDNEKIARDTVELTRTQLENNRRQVEAGTAAPIDLRSTEAALEQRKGDVITALQSITTAENVLKGLLIKRQDDKLWSAVITPTDEPPVTAQQFNLDESTRLALTNRPELEQIRLQTEQKNIDIDFYKNQTKPQVDLVGFYSNTGLAGTPSSTVNPGGFSTFNQGVITNLNAALSALDLPLFSPPVPAATVVGDSVPGRFQGGYFQSLHNLFSQDFRTYQIGVRLSFPWRNRTAEGNLGRALAESRQLDARQRQLVQNVQIDVRNALQAVEAARQRYEAAHAGELAAFAQLQGELEKFRAGLSTNFFVLQRQTDYATAKGNEVRAKTDYNKALADLQRVTGLTLVSNNVQVTALAPPTGKK
- the rhaI gene encoding L-rhamnose catabolism isomerase encodes the protein MASRFEIDDELIAGQNRKAQAWLDEDYDHLARSLRRRQIDIEALTHRAQAFRVAVPSWGVGTGGTRFARFPGVGEPRDVYEKLEDCATIFRLARSTPAVSLHIPWDKPDDAADLKQFAEARGLRFDAMNSNTFQDQPGQPRSYKFGSLTHTDAEVRQQAIAHNIECIEIGKALGSKSHTVWIADGGNFPGQLHFRRALERYLESLHAIYKALPSDWRIFLEHKLYEPAFYSTVINDWGTSYYCATQLGPQAACLVDLGHHAPNVNIEMIVARLIQLGKLAGFHFNDSKYGDDDLDAGSIKPFQLFLIFNELVDAELDGTPDFHPAYMLDQSHNVTDPIESLMMSAGELARAYVQAHLVDRQALVEAQESCDPLVALATLKQAFTTDVTPILAMARARSGGAIDPIATYRKSGYRQRKAEERPAQVGIAAGIV